One Ignavibacterium sp. DNA segment encodes these proteins:
- a CDS encoding S49 family peptidase gives MFRKVVYITIFILTAAFNQAQIRFPSYYSQNDMEFATPGTILFSLGGYSNPAILSFTEQPNLLFTWNDLNADFNDFNNYSLFASMPYFGFSMVDRKESGYSITDYKISTAFGSSSFSFGLGYGWSSGDIIHFDRSNVLTIGTIYRPVNFLSFSLIGNLPANNEREGIIGVGLRPFGNYNLTLFGDYLFTQDTIPENVNWSAGAIFEPVDGLRIIGRYFEAKAFNVGVQLGFGALGISTITHFNNDAKHSYNTYGIRLGARDRNLLNVFKSDNSFVEINLAGGLKYQKFKFFDNSNTLFNIIEQLDAVIKDNSVSGIAINLSGANINKEMLWELREKLKEIKYYGKKVYVYVDRAGIELYHFASVADKIILDPMGTISLEGYLMGRTFFKGTLDLLGLGFHELRYFKYKSAVESFSREDFSDADREQRQKLVDDNFSLAQRDICEARKFSTSYFNELVDSNGIFLPDDAIKYKLADTLARWSDISEIINKYEKENKSLINAGSLDEFVLPDDYWGPKPKVALIYAIGGTSMDDGIKAWSLVKYVEDAINSNNVKAIVLRVDSPGGDALAADLIAEVLRKGKGKKPIIVSQGYVAASGGYWLSMYADTIVAAPNTITGSIGVIGSFIFNKTLKQNIGLSTDFVKKGKFADLGFGAVLPLIGISLPDRDFSDDELKLSETVIKTMYKGFVDKVALGRNKSFNEIEQIAQGRVWSGSDGLNNGLVDVLGGLDTAIKIALQKSGLLNKEYEIIQLPEPGWFDLSSLLPDIFRIKQKVSEDQFIRDLKFRLQYNGIPMPLLPIDFIDDNMIIRE, from the coding sequence ATGTTTAGAAAAGTCGTTTATATTACAATCTTTATATTAACAGCCGCATTTAATCAGGCTCAGATTAGATTTCCATCTTATTATTCACAGAATGATATGGAATTTGCAACTCCGGGAACTATCCTGTTCAGCTTGGGAGGGTACAGTAATCCTGCAATACTATCCTTTACAGAACAACCGAACTTACTTTTTACCTGGAATGATCTTAATGCAGATTTTAATGATTTCAATAATTACAGCTTGTTTGCTTCTATGCCATATTTTGGTTTTAGTATGGTTGATAGAAAAGAAAGTGGTTATTCAATAACAGATTACAAAATTTCTACTGCTTTCGGTTCTTCGTCTTTTAGTTTTGGTTTGGGTTATGGCTGGTCTTCCGGCGATATAATTCATTTTGACAGATCCAATGTTCTGACAATCGGGACAATATACAGACCTGTAAACTTTTTATCATTCAGCTTAATCGGAAATCTTCCGGCAAATAATGAGCGGGAAGGAATTATTGGAGTAGGATTAAGACCGTTTGGTAATTACAATCTTACTTTGTTTGGAGATTATCTCTTTACTCAGGATACTATTCCTGAAAATGTTAATTGGAGTGCAGGTGCAATTTTTGAACCGGTTGATGGGCTTAGAATTATCGGGCGTTACTTTGAAGCTAAAGCTTTTAATGTTGGAGTTCAGCTTGGTTTTGGAGCATTAGGTATATCAACAATAACTCATTTTAACAACGATGCAAAGCACTCTTACAATACTTATGGAATCAGACTCGGTGCAAGAGACAGAAATCTTCTGAATGTATTTAAAAGTGATAATTCTTTTGTTGAAATTAATCTGGCAGGAGGACTAAAATATCAGAAATTTAAATTTTTTGATAACTCTAATACTTTATTCAATATAATTGAACAGCTTGATGCCGTGATTAAGGATAACTCGGTTTCAGGTATTGCTATTAACTTGTCAGGTGCAAACATCAACAAGGAAATGCTTTGGGAGTTGCGCGAAAAATTAAAAGAGATTAAATATTACGGTAAAAAAGTTTATGTGTATGTTGATCGTGCAGGAATTGAATTATATCATTTTGCTTCTGTTGCTGATAAGATTATTCTTGATCCGATGGGAACTATTTCTTTAGAAGGATACCTGATGGGCAGAACCTTTTTTAAAGGCACACTTGATTTACTTGGACTTGGATTCCATGAACTCAGATATTTTAAGTATAAGTCCGCTGTAGAAAGTTTTTCACGCGAAGATTTTAGCGATGCTGACCGCGAGCAAAGGCAGAAGCTTGTTGATGATAATTTTAGCTTGGCTCAACGGGATATTTGTGAAGCAAGAAAGTTTTCTACTTCTTATTTTAACGAACTTGTTGATAGCAACGGTATATTTTTACCTGATGATGCAATAAAATATAAACTTGCCGATACACTTGCACGCTGGAGCGATATTTCTGAGATTATTAATAAATATGAAAAAGAAAATAAAAGTCTTATCAATGCCGGTTCACTTGATGAATTTGTATTACCGGATGATTATTGGGGTCCAAAACCTAAAGTTGCGTTAATTTATGCTATTGGCGGAACAAGTATGGACGATGGAATTAAGGCTTGGTCTCTTGTTAAATATGTTGAAGATGCAATAAATAGTAATAATGTTAAAGCGATCGTTCTTCGCGTAGATTCACCGGGCGGTGATGCACTTGCGGCTGATCTTATTGCTGAGGTTTTAAGAAAGGGGAAAGGAAAGAAGCCAATCATTGTTTCGCAGGGTTATGTTGCAGCATCCGGCGGTTATTGGCTTTCTATGTATGCAGATACAATTGTTGCAGCCCCAAATACAATAACTGGTTCAATTGGCGTTATCGGTTCTTTTATTTTCAATAAAACTCTTAAACAGAATATTGGGTTATCTACAGACTTTGTTAAAAAAGGAAAGTTTGCTGATCTTGGTTTTGGTGCTGTACTTCCTTTGATTGGCATATCATTACCCGACCGTGATTTTTCTGATGATGAACTAAAATTATCTGAAACTGTTATCAAAACAATGTATAAAGGTTTTGTTGATAAAGTTGCTTTAGGCAGAAACAAATCATTTAATGAAATTGAACAAATAGCACAAGGAAGAGTATGGTCCGGCAGTGATGGATTAAATAATGGTCTTGTTGATGTCCTTGGCGGGCTTGATACTGCAATTAAAATAGCCTTACAAAAATCAGGATTATTAAACAAAGAATATGAAATTATCCAATTACCAGAACCTGGCTGGTTTGATCTTAGCTCTTTGTTGCCTGATATTTTTAGAATTAAACAAAAAGTAAGCGAAGATCAGTTTATTAGAGATCTGAAATTTCGATTGCAGTATAATGGAATACCGATGCCGCTGCTGCCGATAGATTTTATTGATGATAATATGATAATAAGAGAGTAA
- a CDS encoding Spx/MgsR family RNA polymerase-binding regulatory protein: MSKITVYEKPTCTTCRRVAKAFSEQGIDFQKVNYYIKPFSKPLLKSLLKKMNMKPLELLRTKDESYKKLKNTIEKLSDDEVLNLMIENPDLIQRPIVEKGDRAILARPPERIKELL; this comes from the coding sequence ATGAGTAAGATAACCGTTTATGAAAAGCCAACCTGTACTACTTGCAGAAGAGTAGCAAAAGCTTTTTCGGAACAAGGTATAGATTTTCAGAAAGTGAATTATTACATCAAACCATTCAGTAAACCGTTGTTAAAATCTTTACTGAAAAAGATGAATATGAAGCCTTTGGAATTACTTAGAACTAAAGATGAATCATATAAGAAATTGAAGAATACAATTGAAAAACTTTCTGATGATGAAGTTCTAAATCTTATGATAGAAAATCCTGACTTGATTCAAAGACCGATTGTTGAAAAAGGTGATAGGGCAATTCTTGCCAGACCGCCTGAAAGAATAAAAGAGCTTCTCTGA
- a CDS encoding HEAT repeat domain-containing protein → MENKSKKIKDTEIKKLISSLKSNNGLERQKAREELVKIGKDSIDYLAEFVSYPKHIYRWEAVKTLAEIGDAIAIPLLIQALEDDVVGIRWIAAEGLIKLGKQSIKPLLETLTKKSDSVFILEGVHHVFYDLRDKDELPAGFPIEKLLSALKNSEWAAGAIPLVIELLRKY, encoded by the coding sequence ATGGAAAACAAAAGTAAAAAAATAAAAGACACAGAAATAAAGAAACTGATCAGTAGTCTGAAAAGCAATAATGGTTTGGAAAGACAAAAAGCGCGTGAAGAATTAGTTAAGATAGGAAAAGACTCAATAGATTATTTGGCAGAGTTTGTCTCTTATCCCAAACATATCTATCGTTGGGAAGCTGTAAAAACATTGGCGGAGATAGGAGACGCGATTGCTATACCGCTGTTAATTCAGGCTTTAGAAGATGACGTAGTAGGTATCCGCTGGATAGCTGCAGAAGGACTTATTAAACTTGGCAAACAATCAATTAAACCGCTTCTTGAAACACTAACAAAGAAATCAGACTCCGTTTTTATTTTAGAAGGTGTTCATCATGTTTTTTATGATTTGCGTGATAAAGATGAACTCCCAGCCGGATTTCCGATAGAAAAATTATTATCTGCACTTAAAAATTCTGAATGGGCAGCGGGTGCAATACCATTAGTTATCGAGTTGTTAAGAAAATATTAA
- a CDS encoding tetratricopeptide repeat protein has product MTDKINKSISEILPDFFSKKQVDEFVYIFKASLESKSDTEIFQQENSLDLKIESGLSYRSQIDLLVTFAENKLEREKFLSLLLYLAQASITNGEFSAAIDVNEKIINLTKEDRNMTNLAANAHLLIGEIYSRQASWQNCLEAINIAIGLFSSINDIKGIAKCENLLGTVYGDLGDIQKAVENFESALEKSNDELNYTQKGKIEINLGIVKSIKGLFDEALAYFKRALINYEKVNDKKRVAEIHQNIGMVYFKKGEYKLALNEFDESLALGIETNYQQQIGIVYLSKASVYSSLNDYSLANAFADKSLEVSHKLNDKLTIADVYKIKGIIQKNVSNFLLAENYLLTSMRLNDEASNQLNLAETYQELGLLYKQMDKVEESKKYLNLAMKYFKEINSETDIASIQKLLGDF; this is encoded by the coding sequence GTGACAGATAAAATTAATAAAAGTATATCAGAAATATTACCTGATTTTTTCAGCAAAAAACAGGTTGATGAGTTCGTTTACATCTTCAAAGCTTCATTAGAAAGTAAATCAGATACAGAGATATTTCAGCAGGAAAATTCACTTGATTTAAAAATTGAATCAGGACTAAGCTACAGATCGCAAATTGATCTATTGGTTACTTTTGCTGAAAATAAACTTGAGCGGGAAAAATTCCTTTCTTTACTTCTTTATTTAGCCCAGGCTTCAATTACTAATGGAGAGTTTTCGGCAGCAATAGATGTAAATGAAAAGATTATTAACCTTACCAAAGAAGACCGCAACATGACAAATCTTGCTGCAAATGCTCATCTTTTAATTGGTGAAATTTACAGCAGACAAGCAAGCTGGCAGAATTGTCTTGAAGCAATCAACATAGCAATCGGATTGTTCTCTTCAATAAATGATATTAAAGGCATTGCAAAGTGTGAGAATTTACTTGGAACTGTTTATGGCGATCTTGGTGATATTCAGAAAGCTGTTGAGAACTTTGAATCGGCACTTGAAAAATCAAATGACGAATTAAACTATACCCAAAAGGGAAAAATCGAAATTAATCTCGGTATTGTTAAAAGCATTAAAGGGCTTTTTGATGAAGCACTTGCCTATTTTAAAAGAGCACTTATTAATTACGAAAAAGTAAATGATAAAAAGCGGGTCGCTGAAATTCATCAGAATATTGGTATGGTATATTTTAAAAAAGGCGAATATAAACTCGCTCTTAATGAATTTGATGAAAGTCTTGCTCTCGGAATTGAAACAAACTATCAACAGCAGATTGGGATTGTATATCTTAGCAAAGCTTCAGTTTATTCAAGTTTAAATGATTATTCGCTTGCAAATGCTTTTGCCGATAAATCACTTGAAGTATCACATAAGCTAAATGATAAGCTTACAATTGCAGATGTTTATAAAATAAAGGGGATAATTCAGAAGAATGTTTCTAACTTTTTGCTCGCAGAAAATTATTTGTTAACCAGTATGCGATTGAATGATGAAGCAAGCAATCAGTTAAATCTTGCAGAAACATATCAGGAGTTAGGACTATTGTATAAACAGATGGATAAAGTTGAAGAAAGTAAGAAGTATTTAAATCTTGCAATGAAGTATTTTAAAGAAATCAATTCAGAAACAGATATAGCATCTATCCAAAAATTACTTGGTGATTTTTAA
- a CDS encoding plasma-membrane proton-efflux P-type ATPase: MKKEILNNEEEKNLSVEEIFKKFESGDSGISESSVKERIQLYGFNEIEEKRINPLLKILSYFWGPIPWMIEFAAILSAIIKHWEDFWIIFALLLLNAIVGFWQEYKADDAISLLKQRLALNARVKRNGNWNSIPARELVPGDIVRIRLGDVVPADTKLFSGEYVSIDESALTGESLPVEKHKTDIAYSGSVVKQGEMDGVIVATGLNTFFGKTAKLVEEAKTISHFQKAIIKISHYLIILAAFIISIIFLVSFYRHESFLDTLQFGLVLTIAAIPVALPAVLSVTMAVGASYLAKKKAIVSKLVAIEEMAGMDILCSDKTGTITKNKLTLADVKSFGNFTSDDVLLFASLASREEDKDPIDSAIIQKVKSAGTLAGKLSSYEIKEFIPFDPVIKRCEVTVSDKSNKVFKITKGAPQVILALLENSEKEKTSELINKQVDEFALNGFRTLGTAKTNEQGKWEYVGLVPLFDPPRDDSAETIKAALDLGVKVKMITGDHTAIAKQIAKKVNLKTNIQEASAFIDKPEKEAIKIIETSDGFAQVFPEHKYKIVELLQETKHIVGMTGDGVNDSPALKKADVGIAVAGATDAAKSAAAIVLTLPGLSVIIDALKESRKIFQRMNSFAIYRITETIRVLFFIALTIIVFNFYPVTAVMIVLLALFNDAPIMAIAFDNVKYSNEPEKWDMRIILSMATFLGLIGVVSSFGIFYIGQEVLRLSKESIQTFIFLKLAIAGHLTIFLTRTRGPFWSIKPSATMFWAAVITKILATLVAVYGLFISPISWELALFIWGYALAAFLITDFLKVKIYKILDHRDIKFKN; encoded by the coding sequence ATGAAAAAGGAAATTTTAAATAATGAGGAGGAGAAAAATCTTTCTGTTGAAGAAATATTTAAAAAATTTGAATCCGGTGATTCCGGAATTTCTGAATCATCTGTAAAGGAAAGAATTCAACTATACGGCTTTAACGAGATTGAAGAAAAACGGATAAATCCACTTTTAAAAATTCTAAGTTACTTCTGGGGTCCGATTCCCTGGATGATCGAATTTGCCGCTATTCTTTCTGCAATAATCAAGCATTGGGAGGACTTCTGGATAATATTTGCTTTGCTTTTATTAAATGCCATCGTTGGTTTTTGGCAGGAATATAAAGCGGATGATGCAATAAGTCTGCTAAAACAAAGGCTTGCTCTTAATGCGCGGGTTAAGCGAAATGGAAATTGGAATAGCATACCTGCAAGAGAGCTTGTCCCGGGAGATATTGTCAGAATAAGATTGGGAGATGTTGTACCTGCTGATACAAAACTCTTTTCAGGCGAGTATGTTTCAATTGATGAATCTGCTTTAACCGGTGAATCTTTGCCGGTGGAAAAACATAAAACTGATATTGCTTATTCAGGTTCAGTAGTAAAACAGGGTGAGATGGATGGTGTAATTGTTGCAACGGGACTAAACACTTTTTTTGGTAAAACTGCTAAGCTTGTCGAAGAGGCGAAAACAATAAGTCATTTTCAAAAAGCAATTATAAAAATCAGTCACTACTTAATTATTCTTGCTGCTTTTATAATCTCAATAATTTTTTTAGTATCATTTTACAGACACGAATCATTTTTAGATACGCTGCAGTTTGGTCTTGTATTAACAATTGCGGCTATTCCTGTTGCATTGCCTGCGGTATTATCTGTTACAATGGCAGTTGGAGCTTCATACTTAGCAAAGAAAAAAGCAATTGTCAGCAAACTGGTTGCAATTGAAGAAATGGCAGGAATGGATATTCTTTGCTCAGATAAAACCGGCACTATTACTAAAAACAAGCTAACTCTTGCTGATGTGAAATCATTCGGAAACTTTACTTCGGATGATGTTTTACTTTTTGCTTCACTTGCATCAAGAGAGGAAGATAAAGATCCTATTGACAGTGCCATTATACAAAAAGTAAAATCTGCTGGCACGTTGGCAGGTAAATTATCATCTTATGAAATAAAAGAATTCATACCTTTCGATCCTGTAATAAAAAGATGCGAAGTAACTGTATCAGATAAGAGTAATAAAGTATTTAAAATTACTAAAGGAGCACCTCAGGTAATATTAGCTTTGTTAGAAAACTCTGAAAAAGAAAAAACATCTGAGCTTATCAATAAACAGGTTGATGAATTTGCATTAAATGGTTTCAGAACACTGGGCACAGCAAAGACTAATGAGCAAGGTAAGTGGGAATATGTTGGTTTGGTTCCTCTGTTTGATCCGCCCAGAGATGATTCTGCTGAAACAATTAAAGCTGCACTTGATTTGGGAGTTAAAGTTAAAATGATTACCGGAGATCATACTGCCATTGCAAAACAAATTGCTAAAAAAGTAAATCTGAAAACTAATATTCAGGAAGCTTCTGCATTTATAGATAAACCAGAAAAAGAGGCAATTAAAATTATTGAAACATCGGATGGCTTTGCTCAGGTTTTTCCTGAACATAAATACAAAATTGTTGAGCTGCTTCAGGAAACAAAACACATAGTTGGAATGACAGGCGATGGTGTAAATGATTCTCCGGCACTTAAAAAAGCTGATGTGGGAATTGCAGTAGCAGGAGCAACCGATGCAGCAAAATCAGCCGCCGCAATTGTTCTAACTCTGCCGGGTCTTTCGGTAATAATTGATGCATTAAAAGAAAGCCGCAAAATATTTCAACGGATGAATAGTTTTGCAATTTACAGGATAACTGAAACCATACGCGTTCTGTTTTTTATTGCACTGACAATAATTGTGTTTAACTTTTATCCTGTAACTGCTGTAATGATTGTGCTTCTTGCATTATTTAATGATGCACCAATAATGGCTATTGCTTTTGATAATGTAAAGTATTCCAATGAACCGGAAAAATGGGATATGAGAATTATCTTGAGTATGGCTACTTTCCTGGGTTTAATTGGAGTTGTCAGCTCTTTCGGAATATTTTATATTGGACAAGAGGTACTACGATTGTCAAAAGAATCAATCCAGACTTTTATTTTTCTTAAACTGGCAATTGCAGGTCACTTAACAATCTTTCTGACGAGAACACGCGGTCCTTTTTGGTCAATCAAACCAAGTGCAACTATGTTTTGGGCTGCTGTTATTACAAAAATTCTTGCTACTTTAGTTGCAGTGTATGGATTGTTTATTTCTCCAATTTCCTGGGAACTGGCTTTATTTATATGGGGATACGCTTTAGCTGCTTTTTTAATAACTGATTTTTTAAAAGTAAAAATCTATAAGATATTAGATCATCGTGATATTAAATTCAAAAACTAA
- a CDS encoding M14 family zinc carboxypeptidase: MKYQLVLLFSFLLITVALPQNYKEVKIKIQTLQDIAELQNIGLQFDHPYLTKDNAITVFLSEDDFHKLQMTSFSYEVLIDDWFDYYSKLPSLTESEKASFIKDSKERYGVEGFGFGSMGGFYTLTEVIAHLDSMRQKYPSLITAKTSIGSTIENRPMYMVKISDNPDIDEDEAEILYTALIHAREPQSMMQMIYFMYYLLENYSTNPSIQYLVNNREMYFIPVLNPDGYEYNRSTNPGGGGMWRKNRKNNGGSYGVDLNRNFGPYAYWNAPNGGSSTSPSSDTYRGTAPFSEPETANLKEFLASRYIKNALNYHTYSNLLIYPYGALVMETPDSATFREFARDMTAYNGYEYGTDQQTVGYPTRGNSDDYFYDGDTVLNHGKIFAMTPEVGSTGFWPSQPEIFPLAIENLMPNIYYAYVAGDFVQPVNSHFTQQYFNPGDNVELIIPKLKNKGLSNASDITLSLSSDNPLITVLTGTINIGNVPARTTVTNNQNFAFTIGETIQADIQVKMFLTIYSSGIPMFIDTLSFITGVPVLAFADSTNDPALLWDITSAPTSSPKWEATTLSYHSAPTSFTDSKSGNYANSATVTMTLKNSIDLSANNYPKLSFWTKYDIESGWDYGQVKVSSNNGSTFFPLSGNYTKSGSGSFQPSGQPVYSGTQSTWVNEMMDLSNYNSNQVKLQFQLKSDGSINRDGWYVDDIGILIYGIVPVELSLFTAIPQSNDVLLNWITASETNNLGFDIERRSVNNNTGWQKIGFVAGKGTTTERSSYSFTDVNPVEGKSFYRLRQTDFDGSVKIFNAVEVDFSIVKEYSLSQNFPNPFNPETEISFALAKYDNVTLKIYNILGSEVATLVNDFMEAGKHTIKFNASALTSGVYLYTIKSGNFTATRKMVLMK; encoded by the coding sequence ATGAAATATCAACTGGTTCTTCTGTTCTCATTTTTATTGATTACCGTTGCTCTGCCGCAAAACTATAAAGAAGTTAAAATTAAAATTCAAACCTTGCAGGATATTGCAGAACTTCAGAATATTGGTTTGCAATTCGACCATCCTTACCTTACAAAAGATAATGCAATTACTGTTTTTCTAAGTGAGGATGATTTTCATAAACTTCAGATGACAAGTTTCAGCTACGAAGTATTAATAGATGACTGGTTCGATTATTACTCAAAACTTCCTTCACTTACTGAATCTGAAAAAGCTTCGTTCATTAAAGATAGTAAAGAAAGATATGGAGTTGAAGGTTTTGGATTTGGTTCGATGGGTGGTTTCTACACTCTTACAGAAGTTATTGCCCATCTTGATAGTATGAGACAAAAATATCCGAGCCTTATTACTGCTAAAACTTCAATCGGCAGCACAATTGAAAACAGACCAATGTATATGGTTAAGATATCTGATAATCCGGATATTGATGAAGATGAAGCTGAAATACTTTATACAGCACTTATACATGCACGTGAACCTCAAAGTATGATGCAGATGATATATTTTATGTACTATCTGCTTGAAAATTATAGTACAAATCCTTCTATTCAATACCTTGTTAATAACAGAGAAATGTATTTTATTCCTGTATTAAACCCCGACGGATATGAATATAACAGAAGTACAAATCCAGGCGGCGGTGGAATGTGGAGAAAAAACAGAAAGAATAACGGCGGAAGTTATGGTGTAGATCTTAACAGAAATTTTGGACCTTATGCTTATTGGAATGCACCAAACGGAGGATCAAGCACATCACCATCAAGTGATACATACAGAGGAACTGCTCCATTTTCTGAACCGGAGACAGCTAATCTTAAAGAATTTTTAGCTTCACGATATATTAAAAATGCCCTTAATTATCATACTTACAGCAATTTATTAATTTATCCTTATGGTGCATTAGTGATGGAAACTCCTGATTCAGCAACCTTTCGCGAATTTGCCCGCGATATGACAGCTTATAATGGTTACGAATACGGAACTGATCAGCAAACAGTTGGATACCCTACACGCGGTAACAGTGATGATTATTTCTATGATGGTGATACAGTATTAAATCACGGAAAAATATTTGCAATGACTCCTGAAGTTGGGAGTACAGGTTTCTGGCCAAGTCAACCTGAAATTTTTCCGTTAGCAATCGAGAACTTAATGCCAAATATATATTATGCTTATGTTGCCGGTGATTTTGTTCAGCCGGTTAATTCACATTTTACACAACAGTATTTTAATCCGGGAGATAATGTTGAACTGATTATTCCGAAGTTGAAAAACAAAGGATTAAGCAACGCATCTGATATTACTTTGTCACTTAGTTCAGATAACCCGCTTATCACTGTACTTACAGGTACAATCAATATTGGAAATGTTCCTGCAAGAACAACAGTAACCAATAATCAGAATTTTGCTTTTACTATTGGAGAAACTATTCAAGCTGATATTCAGGTTAAGATGTTTTTGACAATATATTCATCCGGAATACCAATGTTTATTGATACATTAAGTTTTATTACAGGTGTACCCGTTTTAGCATTTGCTGATTCAACAAATGATCCTGCATTATTATGGGATATTACAAGTGCACCAACTTCTAGTCCGAAATGGGAAGCAACAACACTTTCTTATCACTCCGCTCCAACATCTTTTACAGATAGTAAGAGTGGAAATTATGCAAACAGTGCAACTGTAACCATGACGTTAAAAAACTCAATTGATCTTAGTGCAAACAACTACCCAAAATTATCTTTCTGGACAAAATACGATATAGAATCCGGATGGGATTATGGACAGGTTAAAGTTTCCTCAAATAATGGAAGTACATTCTTTCCGCTTTCCGGAAATTATACAAAATCCGGCAGCGGTTCATTCCAACCATCTGGTCAGCCAGTCTATAGCGGAACACAATCTACCTGGGTAAATGAAATGATGGATCTATCTAATTATAATTCCAATCAGGTTAAACTGCAATTTCAACTAAAGTCAGATGGTTCAATTAACAGAGATGGATGGTATGTTGATGATATTGGAATTCTTATTTACGGAATTGTGCCTGTAGAGCTAAGCTTGTTTACTGCTATCCCGCAAAGCAATGATGTTCTATTAAACTGGATTACAGCATCCGAAACAAATAATCTGGGTTTTGATATTGAAAGAAGATCTGTTAATAATAATACCGGCTGGCAAAAAATAGGATTTGTTGCCGGAAAAGGAACAACAACAGAGAGATCATCATACAGCTTTACTGATGTGAATCCTGTTGAAGGAAAATCTTTTTACAGATTAAGACAAACTGACTTTGACGGAAGCGTAAAAATATTTAATGCTGTTGAGGTTGACTTTAGTATTGTTAAGGAATATTCTCTTTCACAGAATTTCCCAAATCCATTTAATCCTGAAACAGAAATTTCTTTTGCGCTTGCAAAATATGATAATGTAACATTAAAAATCTATAATATACTCGGATCAGAAGTGGCAACACTTGTTAATGATTTTATGGAAGCCGGAAAGCATACAATTAAATTCAATGCTTCTGCTCTAACTTCGGGAGTATATTTATACACAATTAAATCAGGCAATTTTACAGCAACACGCAAGATGGTCCTGATGAAGTAA
- a CDS encoding polyphosphate kinase 2 family protein, which produces MKTSDYLIKANSNFILSAYPTNDTSGIKSKDDAKGLLKKNIDKMTKLQDKLYASNKYSLLLIFQAMDAAGKDSTIKHVMSGLNPQGTQVYSFKQPSKEELDHGYLWRINKALPERGRIGIFNRSHYEEVLVVKVHNLLKNQQIPSELVDDKIWQRRYEQINDFEKYLHENGTIVLKFFLNVSKDEQKKRFLKRIEDPAKHWKFSADDINERKFWNEYHKAYEDAINATSKNFAPWYVIPADKKWFTRLVVSEIIVETLEKLKLEYPKPSDDWLTELNKSKEILLKEKE; this is translated from the coding sequence ATGAAAACATCAGATTATCTTATAAAAGCAAATAGTAATTTTATACTTTCTGCTTATCCCACAAATGACACCTCTGGTATTAAATCCAAAGACGATGCAAAAGGACTGTTAAAGAAAAATATTGATAAAATGACTAAACTTCAGGATAAACTTTATGCTTCAAACAAGTATTCGTTGCTGCTTATTTTTCAAGCAATGGATGCTGCAGGAAAAGATAGTACGATAAAACACGTAATGAGCGGTCTTAATCCACAAGGGACACAAGTTTATTCTTTTAAACAGCCATCTAAAGAAGAACTGGACCACGGTTATTTATGGAGAATTAATAAAGCACTTCCTGAAAGAGGCAGAATCGGAATTTTTAACAGATCACACTATGAAGAAGTATTAGTGGTTAAGGTTCATAATCTGCTAAAGAATCAACAGATTCCGTCTGAACTTGTGGATGATAAAATCTGGCAAAGAAGATATGAACAAATAAATGATTTTGAGAAGTATCTTCATGAAAACGGAACTATTGTACTAAAATTCTTTTTGAATGTTTCTAAAGACGAACAAAAGAAAAGATTTCTAAAAAGAATTGAAGATCCGGCTAAGCACTGGAAATTTTCTGCTGATGATATCAATGAAAGAAAGTTTTGGAACGAATACCATAAAGCCTATGAGGATGCAATAAATGCCACGAGTAAGAACTTTGCGCCCTGGTATGTAATTCCGGCTGATAAGAAGTGGTTTACCCGATTAGTTGTAAGCGAAATAATTGTTGAAACTCTGGAAAAATTAAAACTGGAATATCCCAAACCTTCTGATGATTGGCTTACTGAATTAAATAAATCCAAAGAGATCTTACTTAAAGAAAAGGAATAA